TGGCCGAAATCAGGTCCTGCGGCCCCCGCCTCCCGGGACCTTCGGCCCGGAGAGTGCCCCCCGGCGTCGGCTAGCGTGCCCGGAGGGGCCCGGGAAGACCCCACGGGCGCGACGAGAGGCAGCCGCCATGGCCACCACCATCACCGAACACAGGGTCCTGCCGCTGCGGCTGGAAACCGCCCCCGTGTCCGTCCCCCTGTCCGGCAGCTTCGTGTACCGCACGGACCGGCCGTACGAGGTGGCCGTCGACTTCCGCGGCGCCGGGACCCACATCGCCCGCTGGGTGTTCTCGCGGGAGCTGCTGCTCGACGGGCAGACCTGCGCCACCGGCGAGGGCGACATACAGGTCTGGCCGCGCTGGACCGGCTCCGAGCCGCGCGTCCTGCTCGGCTTCAGCAACGGCGAGCAGAGCTGTGTGGTCTCCGCCCGCGCCAAGGACGTGCGCGAGCTGTGCCGGCGGATGACGGAGCTGGTCCCGCGCGGGCAGGAGCGGAGCCACTACGACCTGGACGCGCAGCTCAGCGCGCTGCTGGCGCACTGAGCCGCCGCGCGGCGGCGTGCTGGCAACCGCGCGGGGAACCACGCGCGGCCGTGCGGTGTCCTACCAGGTGACAGCCCGTCCCCGTCCCAGAGAACCGGGGAGACATCATGCGTCACCCGCACCGCCGCCGGATCGTGGCCATCGCCACGGGCGCCCTGCTCACCGCAGGGCTCGCGCTCTCCGCGCCGGCTTCCGCCGCCACCACGTCCGCCCGCACCCAGACCCCGCTCGTGGTCAACGCCCGCTGGGGCGG
The Streptomyces sp. NBC_00091 genome window above contains:
- a CDS encoding SsgA family sporulation/cell division regulator; the encoded protein is MATTITEHRVLPLRLETAPVSVPLSGSFVYRTDRPYEVAVDFRGAGTHIARWVFSRELLLDGQTCATGEGDIQVWPRWTGSEPRVLLGFSNGEQSCVVSARAKDVRELCRRMTELVPRGQERSHYDLDAQLSALLAH